One genomic segment of Jaculus jaculus isolate mJacJac1 chromosome 2, mJacJac1.mat.Y.cur, whole genome shotgun sequence includes these proteins:
- the LOC101615928 gene encoding U11/U12 small nuclear ribonucleoprotein 25 kDa protein-like has translation MLVQDPLLWDLPIQVTLEEVSSQRALEYGQAMTVRVCKMDGEVMPVVVLQNATVLDLKKAIQRYMQLKQEHEGGLQHISCSYVWWTYHLTSAGQKLTEDRKKLRDYSI, from the coding sequence ATGCTGGTGCAGGACCCGCTGCTCTGGGATCTCCCGATCCAGGTTACTTTGGAAGAGGTCAGTTCCCAGAGAGCACTGGAATATGGCCAAGCAATGACAGTCCGAGTATGCAAGATGGATGGGGAAGTGATGCCTGTGGTCGTCCTACAGAATGCCACCGTCCTGGACCTGAAGAAGGCCATCCAAAGATACATGCAGCTCAAGCAGGAGCATGAAGGAGGCCTTCAACACATCAGCTGCTCCTATGTGTGGTGGACATACCATCTGACTTCTGCTGGACAGAAGCTCACAGAGGATAGGAAGAAGCTCCGAGATTACAGCATCTGA